A single region of the Effusibacillus pohliae DSM 22757 genome encodes:
- a CDS encoding adenine deaminase C-terminal domain-containing protein — translation MESRATSYELIEVAQGSRPADLYIKGGTVINVYSGEFMKQNVAVYRDRIAYVGGSEAAIGDQTQVIDANGKYISPGFIEPHAHPWVIYNPVSFAVKVLSLGTTTIVNDNLFFYLHMEVEGFAKMVRDLQVLPINHLWLARIVSQADYVGERDYFAPEQVQRLLELEQVAGTAEVTRWPLLYNGDPFAIQTVEYAKRLGKVVDGHTAGCSYEKLNAIVAAGVSACHEAITAQESLDRLRLGMWTTLRNSSLRPDFPEVVKLITEANIQTQRILMTTDGPHPAYIEEEGCVDGLVRKAVELGVAPMQAIQMATINPATYLRLDDQIGGIAPGRRADLLVLPDLVDFRPELVICGGRVVAEHGNLLVTPPSIDWSQYLAGPAFSIQKSFLQDPDLYRYPHTSPDEPVPVIHFRSTVITQPKSIHLPVRDGFADISQQPGLLLACLIDRHGRWVARGLLENFATTLDGMASTYNTTTHPLVIGRDPVSMAIAAARVHELGGGVAVVDRGEVVLEIPLPLTGMMTTDTSFATAVEYQRQLLSALQERGYPYHDILYTLLFLTCDFLPGLRLIPLGLYDVKANRVIQPAVQMERERVRR, via the coding sequence TTGGAATCGCGGGCAACGAGCTATGAACTGATCGAAGTGGCACAAGGCAGCCGGCCCGCCGATCTGTATATCAAAGGCGGAACGGTCATCAACGTCTATTCGGGAGAATTCATGAAACAAAACGTGGCGGTCTACCGGGACCGGATTGCCTATGTGGGTGGGAGCGAAGCGGCGATCGGCGATCAGACACAAGTGATCGATGCGAACGGCAAGTATATTTCACCCGGGTTTATCGAACCGCACGCACATCCGTGGGTAATTTACAACCCTGTAAGCTTTGCGGTCAAGGTTCTTTCCCTTGGTACCACCACGATCGTCAACGACAATCTGTTTTTCTATCTCCACATGGAAGTGGAAGGATTTGCGAAAATGGTGCGGGATCTGCAGGTGCTGCCCATCAATCATCTGTGGCTGGCACGGATCGTTTCGCAGGCCGATTACGTCGGCGAGCGGGACTATTTTGCTCCGGAACAGGTACAGCGTCTGCTTGAACTCGAACAGGTGGCGGGTACCGCTGAAGTCACGCGCTGGCCCCTGCTGTATAACGGGGATCCCTTCGCCATCCAAACGGTCGAGTATGCAAAACGGCTGGGAAAAGTGGTCGATGGTCATACCGCCGGCTGTTCGTATGAAAAATTGAACGCGATCGTCGCCGCCGGGGTGAGTGCCTGTCACGAAGCGATCACGGCGCAGGAGTCGCTGGACAGGTTGCGATTGGGCATGTGGACGACGCTGCGGAACAGTTCGCTGCGGCCCGATTTTCCAGAGGTCGTCAAGCTGATCACGGAAGCCAATATCCAGACACAGCGCATTCTGATGACCACAGACGGTCCGCATCCGGCCTACATTGAAGAAGAAGGATGCGTCGACGGGCTGGTCCGAAAAGCGGTGGAACTGGGTGTTGCGCCGATGCAGGCGATCCAGATGGCGACGATCAATCCGGCAACGTACCTGCGGCTGGATGATCAGATTGGGGGAATCGCACCCGGCCGCCGCGCCGATCTGCTGGTTCTGCCGGATCTGGTCGATTTCCGCCCGGAGCTCGTGATCTGCGGCGGGCGTGTCGTGGCTGAACATGGCAATCTTCTGGTTACGCCGCCCTCGATCGATTGGAGCCAATACCTGGCGGGCCCTGCATTTTCGATTCAAAAATCATTCCTGCAAGATCCCGATCTCTACCGCTATCCGCACACATCACCGGATGAGCCGGTGCCGGTGATCCATTTTCGCAGTACGGTGATCACCCAACCCAAATCGATCCACTTGCCCGTGAGGGATGGTTTTGCCGATATTTCGCAGCAGCCCGGCTTGTTGCTGGCCTGCCTGATCGACCGCCACGGCAGATGGGTGGCGCGGGGATTGTTGGAGAATTTCGCAACCACCCTCGACGGGATGGCCAGCACTTATAACACGACCACACATCCGCTCGTTATCGGCCGTGACCCTGTCTCGATGGCGATAGCTGCCGCCAGAGTGCACGAATTGGGCGGGGGAGTGGCCGTCGTTGACCGGGGCGAGGTGGTTTTGGAAATCCCGCTGCCGCTGACGGGCATGATGACCACCGACACTTCTTTTGCTACAGCGGTGGAATACCAGCGCCAGCTGTTGTCCGCCTTGCAGGAACGGGGTTACCCCTATCATGACATTCTCTATACTTTGTTGTTTTTGACATGTGACTTCTTGCCGGGATTGCGGCTGATTCCGCTTGGTTTGTATGATGTCAAGGCAAACCGGGTCATCCAGCCGGCCGTTCAGATGGAGAGAGAAAGGGTGAGAAGATGA
- a CDS encoding enoyl-CoA hydratase/isomerase family protein has protein sequence MNDYRTIQFSVEDRVATLSLRRSPLNVMNMEMMQEIADALSSLTKMQDVNALVIRAEGKAFFVGVAVENHLGEKVEPMIHLFHKMFHLLLKVPCPTIAVLEGPAIGGGCELATFCDIVIASESAAFGQPEINLGLFPPVSAVVFPWMTGLNRTMELLLTGDMIDARKAYEWGLVNRVVAADQVEATLAELIEKLRKKSALSLSLTRKAVRAALASSFAGAIGKVEQIYLQELIQTHDAQEGLASFLEKRQPIWANR, from the coding sequence ATGAACGACTACCGGACGATCCAGTTTTCTGTCGAGGACAGAGTAGCCACTCTCAGCCTGCGGCGATCACCGCTCAACGTCATGAACATGGAAATGATGCAGGAGATTGCAGATGCGCTCTCGTCTCTCACCAAAATGCAAGATGTCAACGCGCTGGTGATCCGCGCCGAAGGCAAGGCGTTTTTCGTCGGGGTTGCAGTTGAGAACCATCTCGGCGAAAAAGTGGAGCCGATGATCCATCTGTTTCACAAGATGTTTCATCTGTTGCTAAAAGTTCCGTGCCCGACGATCGCCGTCCTGGAGGGACCGGCCATTGGCGGGGGATGTGAACTTGCCACGTTCTGCGACATCGTGATTGCAAGCGAATCGGCTGCATTTGGTCAGCCGGAGATTAACTTGGGACTGTTTCCGCCTGTATCGGCCGTGGTGTTTCCATGGATGACAGGATTGAACCGAACGATGGAACTGCTCCTTACAGGAGACATGATCGACGCCCGGAAAGCGTATGAATGGGGGCTGGTCAATCGCGTTGTCGCAGCGGATCAGGTGGAAGCAACGCTTGCCGAACTGATTGAAAAGCTGCGTAAGAAAAGCGCGTTGTCGCTCTCGCTGACGCGAAAAGCAGTGCGTGCAGCGCTTGCCTCCTCGTTTGCCGGTGCTATCGGCAAGGTGGAACAAATTTACCTGCAAGAACTGATCCAGACCCATGACGCACAGGAAGGGCTTGCATCGTTCTTGGAAAAGCGTCAACCGATTTGGGCCAACAGGTGA
- a CDS encoding ABC transporter substrate-binding protein: protein MKKLRFTFISLLVASVTWMTACGSTTPSNGTNGSANPGGDSGSGKAPVKIGAVLPYSGVYASLGENLTRGMELYFDSVNWQVAGRKIELIKEDEENDPQASLRKLRKLVEKDKIDILTGPVSTAVAYALRDEVESKKIPFLVSHAGGNDLTRSKRSDYIWRSSFSSWQIGYSMGKWAYENVGKKIYLTAADYAFGHEVVNAFKEAYTAAGGQIVGEVYPLLGSNDYASYLTKIKSAQPEAVYAFFAGSDAVRFVQQYEQYGLKGKIPLIGSGWLNAENIRPAQGNSPVGILSTMFWDYNLDTPENKAFAEAYQKKYKERPSIESVEGYDAARIIVEVLKNLNGDTSNKQKVAQAFGDVSIVSPRGPIKFDKETHNIIQNMYLIKTELKDGKTENSIMKTIGEFKDPGK, encoded by the coding sequence GTGAAAAAATTGCGGTTTACCTTCATCTCTTTACTGGTGGCAAGCGTTACGTGGATGACCGCCTGCGGATCAACGACTCCTTCCAACGGAACGAACGGCAGCGCAAATCCGGGTGGCGACAGCGGATCCGGCAAAGCGCCTGTCAAAATTGGAGCGGTTTTGCCTTATTCCGGCGTCTACGCCTCGCTGGGAGAAAATTTGACGCGCGGAATGGAACTCTATTTTGACAGTGTGAATTGGCAGGTGGCGGGAAGGAAAATCGAACTGATCAAGGAAGACGAGGAGAACGATCCCCAGGCCTCCTTGCGCAAACTGCGCAAGCTGGTGGAAAAAGACAAGATCGATATTCTCACCGGACCGGTCAGTACGGCTGTCGCTTACGCGCTGCGTGATGAGGTCGAGAGCAAAAAGATCCCGTTTCTGGTTTCACACGCCGGCGGCAACGACTTGACTCGCAGCAAACGGAGCGACTACATCTGGCGATCCTCGTTCAGCTCCTGGCAGATCGGTTACTCGATGGGCAAATGGGCTTATGAGAACGTTGGCAAAAAGATATATTTGACCGCGGCCGACTACGCTTTCGGGCACGAGGTTGTAAACGCTTTTAAAGAGGCCTATACGGCGGCCGGTGGACAGATCGTCGGGGAAGTCTATCCGCTGCTCGGCTCGAATGACTATGCCTCCTATCTGACCAAGATCAAGAGCGCCCAGCCGGAAGCGGTGTATGCGTTTTTTGCCGGCAGCGATGCGGTACGTTTCGTTCAGCAATACGAACAGTATGGGCTGAAAGGGAAGATTCCATTAATCGGTTCCGGCTGGTTAAACGCCGAGAACATTCGTCCGGCGCAAGGCAATTCGCCGGTCGGTATCCTCAGCACAATGTTCTGGGATTATAACCTGGACACGCCGGAAAACAAGGCGTTTGCCGAGGCCTACCAGAAAAAGTACAAGGAACGTCCCAGCATCGAATCGGTGGAAGGATATGATGCCGCTCGGATCATCGTCGAAGTACTGAAGAATCTGAATGGGGATACCTCCAACAAGCAAAAAGTCGCCCAAGCATTCGGTGATGTCTCGATTGTCAGCCCGCGCGGACCGATCAAGTTTGACAAAGAAACCCACAACATCATCCAAAACATGTACCTGATCAAGACGGAACTGAAAGACGGCAAAACGGAGAATTCCATAATGAAGACGATTGGGGAATTCAAGGATCCTGGAAAGTGA